One segment of Candidatus Hydrogenedentota bacterium DNA contains the following:
- a CDS encoding glycosyltransferase family 39 protein: MQRMPLIAVLAAAFIVFSANIGGYDLWPPDEPRFGQVAREMMQSGNPIALTVNGQPYKEKPPLLFWIIALVSLPFGDVTETTARVPSLLAAMAAVYFTFQLASRMYGYRVGLCAGLVLITSVLFWWEARSARTDMLLTACLAAALYAFWMHHETKSGRWLVAFYVATGAAVFAKGPPGVVFPLLLAIAFYWKRSDERRALRLGWGLLAIAAVLAVWLVPAYVSAAPSSSATPGHSLGLAENLYRQTIGRFLLGVSKPRPPWYYLENLPLNLFPWTLFLPWTVWFAWTRRRENDAMRLLFCWIIPAIVFFSISSGKRAVYLLPIFPACAILIAYSVVALSDDTQRTWVRRSVGGVWAIPLLALGVLAFPLGYFAWIADTIDFDLSFAGTLEKYELTVNYDMVRAAAVVTGAALIFAVHAIVVTARRQAGAMHFAMAGHFAGLAVIAATLVLPEVNTLKGASGFCAPLRQLSERGTTYNLYSVAFSREEYIFYAKHKHIPYLVDEWPIHAPPDMDPAEFIGQLRALGSALRKSTGPVEIADWANITDAEVEALRAKSESVFSFAKAKSPLVDEFKTSVGRSVQEFAQSTANSGPTFLIVQESDWRWLLPFAPELRSLTLVARAPVGSERVALFANAAGAGIALNGTQ, encoded by the coding sequence ATGCAGCGCATGCCCCTCATCGCGGTACTCGCCGCGGCGTTTATCGTGTTCAGTGCGAACATCGGCGGTTATGATCTCTGGCCACCGGACGAACCCCGCTTCGGCCAGGTCGCCCGCGAAATGATGCAATCCGGCAACCCAATTGCTCTGACAGTCAACGGCCAACCATACAAAGAGAAGCCACCGCTTTTGTTTTGGATCATCGCGCTCGTGTCGTTGCCGTTCGGCGACGTGACCGAAACGACCGCGCGCGTCCCGTCGTTACTTGCGGCAATGGCCGCGGTCTACTTCACGTTCCAATTGGCCTCGCGCATGTACGGCTACCGCGTCGGGCTTTGCGCGGGGCTCGTTCTGATCACATCCGTGCTGTTTTGGTGGGAAGCGCGATCGGCCCGCACGGACATGCTGCTGACGGCGTGCCTTGCCGCGGCGCTCTACGCCTTCTGGATGCACCACGAAACGAAATCCGGCCGCTGGCTTGTCGCCTTCTACGTTGCCACGGGCGCGGCCGTCTTCGCGAAGGGGCCGCCCGGCGTCGTCTTCCCCCTGTTGCTCGCAATCGCATTCTATTGGAAGCGTAGCGACGAGCGCCGCGCACTACGGCTCGGCTGGGGACTGCTCGCCATCGCCGCCGTGCTCGCCGTGTGGCTCGTCCCTGCGTACGTGAGCGCCGCGCCGTCTTCGAGCGCAACGCCCGGACACTCACTCGGTCTTGCAGAGAATCTCTATCGGCAAACCATAGGACGTTTCCTGTTGGGCGTAAGCAAGCCGCGCCCGCCCTGGTATTACCTTGAAAACCTGCCCCTTAACCTGTTCCCGTGGACTTTATTCCTGCCGTGGACGGTTTGGTTTGCGTGGACGCGCCGCCGCGAGAACGACGCGATGCGGCTGCTATTCTGCTGGATCATTCCTGCAATCGTTTTCTTTTCGATCAGTTCGGGAAAGCGCGCCGTATACCTGCTTCCCATTTTCCCTGCGTGCGCAATTCTAATTGCGTACTCGGTAGTCGCGCTTTCCGATGACACCCAACGCACGTGGGTGCGCCGGTCGGTTGGTGGAGTCTGGGCGATACCGTTGTTGGCGTTGGGTGTACTGGCGTTTCCCTTGGGATACTTCGCGTGGATTGCCGACACGATTGATTTCGACCTCAGTTTCGCCGGCACGTTGGAAAAATACGAACTGACCGTGAACTACGACATGGTCCGCGCCGCGGCAGTCGTGACCGGCGCAGCCCTCATATTTGCGGTTCACGCAATTGTTGTGACGGCGCGGCGCCAAGCCGGCGCGATGCACTTCGCCATGGCCGGCCACTTCGCAGGTCTCGCTGTCATCGCCGCAACGCTAGTCTTGCCCGAGGTAAATACATTGAAAGGCGCGAGCGGATTCTGCGCGCCGTTGCGCCAATTGTCGGAGCGCGGGACCACGTACAACCTGTACTCAGTTGCGTTCTCCCGCGAGGAGTACATCTTCTACGCAAAGCATAAGCATATTCCCTACCTCGTTGACGAATGGCCGATTCACGCCCCGCCGGACATGGACCCGGCCGAGTTCATCGGGCAACTGCGCGCGCTCGGCAGCGCGCTGCGCAAGTCAACAGGTCCCGTTGAAATCGCGGACTGGGCAAACATCACAGACGCGGAGGTCGAAGCCTTGCGCGCGAAGTCGGAGAGCGTATTCTCCTTCGCAAAGGCGAAATCACCGCTGGTCGACGAATTCAAGACATCTGTTGGAAGGTCGGTGCAAGAGTTCGCGCAGTCAACCGCCAATTCCGGCCCAACATTTCTAATTGTCCAGGAATCCGACTGGCGTTGGCTGCTCCCCTTCGCGCCCGAGTTGCGAAGCCTGACTTTGGTAGCGCGCGCGCCCGTCGGAAGCGAACGCGTCGCGCTCTTTGCGAACGCCGCCGGCGCCGGCATCGCGCTGAATGGCACGCAGTAG
- a CDS encoding lipid-A-disaccharide synthase N-terminal domain-containing protein, whose protein sequence is MGEWIQELRATLSDPVLALWFCIGTVGTLVFNSRFYVQWYASEKRKRSVVPTSFWYLSSIGAILLLLYSIHMRSANGGLSYSLNTVIYSRNLVHIWRDKGKLSRARSIAFQSVVAAIAIAAVAVVVWIWWHKIGVSKTKQQHEAVAMWLWIAVGVVGQGLFAGRFIIQWIATELRRKSVVPDVFWHMSLVAAVLLTAAFAAQGEWLLAVGPILNVPVYLRNIWFIHRNPSDAAHTAGAA, encoded by the coding sequence GTGGGGGAGTGGATTCAGGAACTGCGCGCGACACTTTCCGATCCCGTACTCGCGCTCTGGTTTTGCATCGGCACAGTCGGCACGCTGGTCTTCAACAGCCGATTCTACGTGCAATGGTATGCATCGGAAAAACGCAAGCGCAGCGTTGTGCCAACCTCGTTCTGGTATCTGAGCAGCATCGGCGCGATCTTGCTCCTGCTCTATTCGATCCACATGCGTTCCGCCAACGGCGGGCTGAGTTACAGCCTCAACACAGTCATCTATTCGCGCAATCTCGTGCACATCTGGCGCGACAAGGGAAAGCTGTCCCGCGCCCGCAGCATCGCGTTTCAGTCCGTGGTTGCCGCGATCGCAATTGCAGCCGTGGCGGTCGTCGTGTGGATATGGTGGCACAAGATAGGCGTGAGCAAAACGAAGCAGCAACACGAAGCCGTGGCCATGTGGCTGTGGATCGCCGTGGGCGTCGTGGGGCAGGGCCTGTTTGCGGGACGATTCATCATTCAGTGGATCGCGACCGAACTGCGGCGCAAAAGCGTCGTTCCCGATGTCTTCTGGCACATGAGCCTCGTTGCGGCCGTGCTGCTCACCGCCGCGTTCGCGGCGCAGGGCGAATGGCTCCTCGCCGTCGGACCGATCCTCAATGTACCTGTCTACCTCCGCAATATCTGGTTCATTCATCGGAACCCGTCCGACGCCGCGCACACGGCCGGGGCCGCCTAG